In a single window of the Leisingera daeponensis DSM 23529 genome:
- the clpA gene encoding ATP-dependent Clp protease ATP-binding subunit ClpA, translating into MPSFSSTLEQAIHAALALANERRHEFATLEHLLLALIDEPDAARVMRACSVDLTELRSSLVEFVDEDLANLVTDIDGSEAVPTAAFQRVIQRAAIHVQSSGRTEVTGANVLVAIFAERESDAAYFLQDQEMTRYDAVNFIAHGVAKDPAYGESRPVTGATEQEEDNLTTTPEGEKKESALAKYCVDLNAKSRKGDIDPLIGRDQEVERCIQVLCRRRKNNPLLVGDPGVGKTAIAEGLARKIVQGEVPDVLSQTTIYSLDMGALLAGTRYRGDFEERLKAVVSELEDHPDAVLFIDEIHTVIGAGATSGGAMDASNLLKPALQGGKLRTMGSTTYKEFRQHFEKDRALSRRFQKIDVNEPSVEDSIEILKGLKPYFEEHHGIKFTGEAIKTAVELSARYINDRKLPDKAIDVIDEAGAAQHLLIESKRRKTIGVKEIEAVVAKIARIPPKNVSKDDAEVLKDLEKSLKRVVFGQDDAITALSSAIKLARAGLREPEKPIGNYLFAGPTGVGKTEVAKQLADQLGVELLRFDMSEYMEKHAVSRLIGAPPGYVGFDQGGLLTDGVDQHPHCVLLLDEIEKAHPDVYNILLQVMDNGQLTDHNGRTVNFRNVILIMTSNAGASEQAKAAIGFGRDRREGEDTAAIERTFTPEFRNRLDAVISFAPLGKEVILQVVEKFVLQLEAQLMDRNVSIELTRKAAEWLADKGYDDRMGARPLGRVIQEHIKKPLAEELLFGKLTKGGVVKVGIKDGKLDLRLEGPSNPRISGDRPPLLTAD; encoded by the coding sequence GTGCCTTCATTCTCGAGCACCCTGGAACAGGCCATTCACGCAGCGCTCGCGCTGGCGAATGAACGCCGTCATGAATTCGCAACCCTGGAACATCTGCTTCTGGCCCTGATCGACGAGCCCGACGCGGCCCGCGTGATGCGCGCCTGCAGCGTGGACCTGACCGAATTGCGATCCTCCCTGGTGGAATTCGTGGATGAGGATCTTGCCAATCTGGTCACCGACATCGACGGATCGGAGGCGGTGCCGACCGCCGCTTTCCAGCGCGTCATTCAGCGCGCCGCGATCCACGTGCAAAGCTCCGGCCGCACTGAGGTAACGGGGGCGAATGTGCTGGTCGCCATCTTTGCCGAACGCGAAAGCGACGCCGCCTATTTCCTGCAGGACCAGGAGATGACCCGCTATGACGCGGTCAACTTCATCGCCCATGGCGTGGCCAAGGATCCGGCCTACGGGGAATCTCGCCCGGTGACCGGCGCGACGGAGCAGGAAGAGGACAACCTGACCACCACGCCCGAAGGCGAAAAGAAGGAGTCGGCGCTGGCCAAATACTGCGTCGATCTGAACGCCAAATCCCGCAAGGGCGACATTGACCCGCTGATCGGCCGCGACCAGGAAGTGGAGCGCTGCATCCAGGTGCTGTGCCGCCGCCGCAAGAACAACCCGCTGCTGGTGGGCGACCCCGGCGTCGGCAAGACCGCGATTGCGGAAGGCCTGGCGCGCAAGATCGTCCAGGGCGAAGTGCCGGATGTTCTGTCGCAAACCACCATCTATTCGCTCGACATGGGCGCGCTGCTCGCGGGCACCCGCTACCGCGGCGACTTTGAGGAGCGGTTGAAGGCCGTGGTCTCGGAGCTGGAAGACCACCCGGACGCGGTGCTGTTCATCGACGAAATCCACACCGTGATCGGTGCCGGCGCCACCTCCGGCGGCGCGATGGATGCGTCCAACCTGCTGAAACCCGCGTTGCAGGGCGGCAAGCTGCGCACCATGGGCTCCACCACCTACAAGGAGTTCCGCCAGCATTTCGAGAAGGACCGCGCGCTGTCCCGCCGGTTCCAGAAGATCGACGTGAACGAGCCGTCGGTGGAGGACTCCATCGAGATCCTGAAGGGGCTGAAACCCTATTTCGAAGAGCATCACGGCATCAAGTTCACCGGTGAAGCGATCAAGACCGCTGTGGAGCTGTCGGCGCGCTATATCAACGACCGCAAGCTGCCGGACAAGGCCATCGACGTCATTGACGAGGCCGGCGCCGCGCAGCACCTGCTCATCGAGAGCAAGCGCCGCAAGACCATCGGCGTCAAGGAGATCGAGGCCGTGGTGGCGAAGATCGCCCGCATCCCGCCCAAGAACGTCTCCAAGGACGATGCCGAGGTGCTGAAGGATCTGGAGAAATCGCTGAAGCGCGTGGTCTTCGGCCAGGATGATGCGATCACCGCGCTGTCGAGCGCCATCAAGCTGGCCCGGGCAGGCCTGCGCGAGCCGGAAAAGCCCATTGGCAACTACCTGTTTGCAGGCCCGACCGGCGTCGGCAAGACCGAGGTCGCGAAACAGCTGGCGGATCAGCTGGGCGTCGAACTGCTGCGCTTCGACATGTCGGAATACATGGAGAAACATGCGGTCTCCCGCCTGATCGGCGCGCCTCCGGGCTATGTCGGCTTCGACCAGGGCGGCCTGCTGACCGACGGTGTCGACCAGCACCCGCACTGCGTGCTGCTGCTGGATGAGATCGAGAAGGCGCACCCGGATGTCTACAACATCCTCTTGCAGGTGATGGACAACGGCCAGCTGACCGACCACAACGGCCGCACGGTCAATTTCCGCAACGTGATCCTGATCATGACCTCCAACGCGGGCGCATCGGAGCAGGCAAAGGCCGCCATCGGCTTTGGCCGCGACCGCCGCGAGGGGGAGGATACCGCCGCCATCGAGCGCACCTTCACGCCGGAGTTCCGCAACCGCCTGGATGCGGTGATCTCCTTCGCGCCGCTCGGCAAGGAAGTGATCCTGCAGGTGGTCGAGAAATTCGTCCTGCAGCTGGAAGCGCAGCTGATGGACCGCAATGTCTCGATCGAGCTGACCCGCAAGGCCGCCGAGTGGCTGGCCGACAAGGGCTATGACGACCGCATGGGCGCGCGTCCGCTGGGCCGCGTCATCCAGGAGCACATCAAGAAGCCGCTGGCAGAAGAGCTGCTGTTCGGCAAGCTGACCAAGGGCGGCGTCGTCAAGGTCGGCATCAAGGACGGCAAGCTGGATCTGCGCCTGGAAGGCCCCAGCAACCCGCGGATTTCCGGCGACCGGCCGCCGCTGCTGACCGCGGACTGA
- a CDS encoding M23 family metallopeptidase codes for MRPAGLLIALSLAAPAAAGDFRLQFPLGCTLGEDCHIQQYVDHDAGPGAADFTCGKLSYDGHKGTDIALPYLSDMRAGATVRAAADGVVLGTRNTMPDQYATAENAAAIDGKECGNGLVLQHGGGWETQYCHMKRGSIQVQSGMKVKAGDALGEVGLSGKTQFPHLHLSVRKDGAVVDPFAPDSFGTCGAASAPALWADPPDYRPGGVLGAGFSSAIPEYQAVKDGTADQAPLAADAPAFVFWAYAFGGQEGDTLELTVTGPGGELVNRREALEKDQAQFFRAAGRRLRGGSWPAGHYTGTARLLRGGSEVDSFSSSMTLADTPD; via the coding sequence ATGCGCCCCGCAGGGCTGCTGATCGCACTATCGCTCGCCGCGCCCGCCGCGGCGGGCGATTTTCGTTTGCAGTTCCCGCTCGGTTGCACCCTGGGCGAGGACTGCCACATCCAGCAGTACGTGGACCACGACGCAGGCCCCGGGGCCGCAGATTTCACCTGCGGCAAGCTTAGCTATGACGGCCACAAGGGCACGGATATCGCCCTGCCCTATCTGTCGGACATGCGGGCCGGCGCCACGGTCCGCGCCGCCGCGGATGGCGTGGTCCTGGGCACCCGCAACACCATGCCGGATCAGTATGCGACAGCCGAAAATGCCGCCGCGATCGACGGCAAGGAGTGCGGCAACGGCCTGGTGCTGCAGCACGGCGGCGGCTGGGAAACCCAGTATTGCCACATGAAGCGCGGCTCGATCCAGGTCCAGAGCGGCATGAAGGTGAAGGCCGGCGATGCCTTGGGCGAAGTCGGCCTGTCCGGCAAGACACAGTTCCCGCATCTGCATCTGTCGGTGCGCAAGGACGGCGCGGTGGTGGATCCCTTTGCCCCGGACAGCTTTGGCACCTGCGGCGCGGCCTCCGCCCCGGCGCTGTGGGCGGATCCGCCGGATTACCGGCCGGGCGGGGTGCTGGGCGCGGGCTTCAGCAGCGCCATCCCCGAATACCAGGCGGTCAAGGATGGCACCGCCGACCAGGCGCCGCTGGCCGCGGATGCGCCGGCCTTTGTGTTCTGGGCCTATGCCTTCGGCGGCCAGGAAGGCGACACGCTGGAACTGACGGTGACCGGCCCGGGCGGCGAGCTTGTGAACCGCCGCGAGGCGCTGGAAAAGGATCAGGCGCAGTTCTTCCGCGCGGCCGGCCGCCGTCTGCGCGGCGGCTCCTGGCCTGCGGGGCATTACACCGGCACGGCGCGGCTGCTGCGCGGCGGCAGCGAGGTGGACAGCTTCAGCAGCAGCATGACGCTGGCGGACACCCCGGACTAG
- a CDS encoding peptidoglycan -binding protein encodes MALSRRTGQRFQASIWPGFVDAMTGLLLVLMFVLTIFMVVQFVLRETITGQESQLDELAAEVSALASALGLEERENSRLNARLGALTSTLNTAEQDLAQARGLISSLTAERDRQAGELAEAASRITSFEAQVAALIASRDAAEARVADLSAERQSLEAARDTLLSEQEALNLALAQARGEIDAQTEAARLAAAEREAMEALIASLKTEEAAKSEEIAGLQEQLSAEEAARMVQAAAAEALREKLQSADAELTAMTLALEAQRQEAEDTLTLLAAAEAAKKQLDAQLSELEAARAGSDAEAGRLAAELAEAKAALAAAETQAGELDVLRQRLLAAAAAQETAQAGAAEQMSRAEERAALLAQARQALSQEKAVSEEARRETALLNQQVAALREQLGGLQAILDDYQTRDAAQQVQLQNLGQDLNAALARAASEERRRRLLEEQERKRLEAEAEALASKAQDLERYRSEFFGRLRDLLGTQEGVRIQGDRFVFASEVLFAPGSATLSPAGKVEIAKVVSILQSVVAAIPPEISWIIRVDGHTDDTPLVAHPKFNDNWELSQGRALSVVRYMVEALGVPPSRLAANGFGEYQPVNSAGTPEARAQNRRIELKFTEK; translated from the coding sequence ATGGCCCTTTCCCGGCGCACAGGACAGCGGTTCCAGGCCTCGATCTGGCCCGGGTTTGTCGATGCGATGACCGGGCTGCTGCTGGTTCTGATGTTCGTGCTGACCATCTTCATGGTGGTCCAGTTTGTGCTGCGCGAAACCATCACCGGCCAGGAAAGCCAGCTGGATGAGCTGGCGGCCGAAGTCAGCGCGCTGGCCTCCGCCCTGGGGCTGGAGGAACGCGAGAACAGCCGCCTGAACGCCCGGCTGGGGGCGCTGACCTCGACCCTCAACACTGCCGAGCAGGATCTGGCGCAGGCCCGCGGGCTGATCTCCTCGCTGACCGCCGAACGCGACCGCCAGGCCGGTGAACTGGCCGAGGCCGCGAGCCGCATCACCAGTTTCGAGGCGCAGGTGGCCGCCCTGATCGCCAGCCGCGACGCGGCTGAGGCGCGGGTGGCGGATCTGAGCGCCGAACGCCAAAGCCTGGAAGCCGCCCGCGACACATTGCTGAGCGAGCAGGAGGCGCTGAACCTGGCGCTGGCGCAGGCCCGCGGCGAGATAGATGCCCAGACCGAAGCCGCCCGTCTGGCGGCAGCCGAGCGCGAGGCGATGGAAGCGCTGATCGCCAGCCTGAAGACGGAAGAGGCCGCCAAATCCGAAGAAATCGCGGGCCTTCAGGAGCAGCTGAGCGCCGAGGAAGCGGCCCGGATGGTGCAGGCCGCCGCCGCCGAAGCCCTGCGCGAAAAGCTGCAATCCGCAGATGCCGAGCTGACCGCCATGACCCTGGCGCTGGAGGCGCAGCGGCAGGAGGCGGAGGACACGCTGACTTTGCTGGCCGCAGCCGAGGCGGCGAAGAAGCAGCTGGATGCGCAGCTCTCGGAGCTGGAGGCCGCCCGTGCCGGTTCTGATGCCGAGGCCGGACGGCTGGCGGCAGAGCTGGCAGAGGCCAAGGCGGCGCTGGCCGCAGCGGAAACCCAGGCCGGCGAGCTGGACGTGCTGCGCCAGCGGCTGCTGGCGGCAGCCGCCGCGCAGGAAACGGCACAAGCCGGCGCCGCTGAGCAGATGAGCCGCGCCGAAGAGCGCGCCGCCCTGCTGGCTCAGGCGCGGCAGGCGCTCTCGCAGGAGAAGGCGGTGTCAGAGGAGGCCCGCCGCGAAACCGCGTTGCTGAACCAGCAGGTGGCAGCCCTGCGCGAGCAGCTGGGGGGCTTGCAGGCCATTCTGGACGACTACCAGACCCGCGACGCCGCCCAGCAGGTGCAGCTGCAGAACCTGGGCCAGGACCTGAACGCAGCCCTCGCCCGCGCCGCATCAGAGGAGCGCAGGCGGCGGCTGCTGGAGGAACAGGAGCGCAAGCGGCTGGAAGCCGAAGCCGAGGCGCTGGCCAGCAAGGCACAGGATCTGGAGCGCTACCGGTCCGAGTTCTTTGGCCGCCTGCGCGACCTTCTGGGCACCCAGGAAGGCGTCCGCATCCAGGGCGACCGCTTTGTCTTTGCCTCCGAGGTGCTGTTCGCGCCCGGCAGCGCCACCCTGTCGCCCGCGGGCAAGGTGGAGATCGCCAAGGTGGTGTCGATCCTGCAAAGCGTGGTGGCGGCGATCCCGCCGGAGATCAGCTGGATCATCCGGGTGGACGGCCACACCGATGACACGCCCCTGGTCGCGCATCCGAAATTTAACGACAACTGGGAGCTCAGCCAGGGGCGGGCGCTGTCGGTGGTGCGCTACATGGTGGAGGCGCTGGGGGTGCCGCCCTCGCGGCTGGCGGCCAATGGTTTTGGCGAGTACCAGCCGGTGAACTCTGCCGGCACGCCGGAGGCCCGCGCCCAGAACCGGCGGATCGAGCTGAAGTTCACCGAGAAATGA
- a CDS encoding MotA/TolQ/ExbB proton channel family, with protein MAQPDRKTRPQFSQPVRQIIMMLIALGLSGFGAFVALPRVLPVFQANPWLNGFIVFVFVIGVLACFWQVVQLIGSVRWIERFAAGDNQEHRRPPSILAPLASLLATRSARMQLGSASTRSILDSVASRIDEDREITRYIVNLLIFLGLLGTFYGLATTVPAVVDTIRSLAPQEGEEGLSVFNRLMTGLEAQLGGMGVAFASSLLGLAGSLIVGLLELFAGHGQNRFYRELEEWLSSITRVSFSSGEDGAGDSGVVSQVLDNMAEQMDALQAMFAETSEGRAAVDQKLGDLVDTIQEMNRRQEQTGTIVAALDRVAVGQEALTEILRAQGEQGAIDAESRMRLRSIDVQMLRILEEISAGRQESLAELRKDIDLMIKAFARPRGLSRGGLPGRDAGE; from the coding sequence ATGGCGCAGCCAGACCGCAAAACCAGGCCGCAATTCTCCCAGCCGGTGCGGCAGATCATCATGATGCTGATCGCACTTGGGCTCTCGGGCTTTGGCGCCTTTGTGGCGCTGCCGCGGGTGCTGCCGGTGTTCCAGGCCAACCCCTGGCTCAACGGCTTCATCGTGTTCGTGTTCGTGATCGGGGTGCTGGCCTGTTTCTGGCAGGTGGTACAGCTTATCGGCTCGGTGCGCTGGATCGAACGCTTTGCCGCCGGCGACAATCAGGAACACCGCCGCCCGCCGTCGATACTGGCGCCGCTGGCCTCGCTCCTGGCAACGCGCAGCGCCCGGATGCAGCTCGGCTCCGCCTCGACCCGCTCCATCCTGGATTCGGTCGCCAGCCGCATCGACGAAGACCGCGAGATCACCCGGTATATCGTCAACCTGCTGATTTTCCTTGGCCTTCTCGGCACCTTCTATGGCCTGGCCACCACCGTTCCCGCCGTCGTTGACACCATCCGCAGCCTGGCGCCGCAGGAGGGCGAAGAAGGCCTGTCCGTCTTCAACCGCCTGATGACCGGCCTTGAGGCGCAGCTGGGCGGCATGGGCGTGGCCTTTGCCTCCTCGCTCCTGGGTCTGGCGGGATCGCTGATCGTGGGCCTCTTGGAGCTGTTCGCGGGCCATGGCCAGAACCGCTTCTACCGCGAGCTGGAGGAATGGCTCTCCTCGATCACCCGCGTGAGCTTCTCCTCCGGCGAGGACGGTGCCGGGGACAGCGGCGTGGTGTCCCAGGTGCTCGACAACATGGCCGAACAGATGGATGCGCTGCAGGCGATGTTTGCCGAAACCTCCGAAGGCCGTGCGGCGGTGGATCAGAAGCTGGGCGATCTGGTGGACACCATTCAGGAGATGAACCGCCGCCAGGAACAGACCGGCACCATCGTTGCGGCGCTGGACCGGGTGGCGGTCGGGCAGGAGGCCCTGACCGAAATCCTGCGTGCCCAGGGGGAGCAGGGGGCAATCGACGCCGAAAGCCGGATGCGGCTGCGCTCGATCGACGTGCAGATGCTGCGCATCCTCGAAGAAATTTCCGCAGGCCGCCAGGAAAGCCTGGCCGAGCTGCGCAAGGACATCGACCTGATGATCAAGGCCTTTGCCCGCCCGCGCGGTCTCTCGCGCGGCGGCCTGCCGGGCCGGGACGCGGGGGAGTAA
- a CDS encoding gamma-glutamylcyclotransferase, giving the protein MTMWVFGYGSLLWNPGFPVARREVAVLHGYARSFCMSSIHHRGSEEKPGLVLALDSVKDAHCKGIALAVEAGHEEQTLAELRERELISSAYLERDLEVELADGSMVTAVTYVIDPHHVQYCGGLSLEEQAQIIAHAVGGRGPNTEYLYNTAEHLAEIGLHDNDLDWLAGRVREITA; this is encoded by the coding sequence ATGACCATGTGGGTATTCGGATACGGATCACTTCTTTGGAACCCCGGCTTCCCGGTGGCCCGGCGCGAGGTTGCGGTGCTGCACGGCTATGCGCGCTCCTTCTGCATGTCCTCGATCCACCACCGCGGCAGCGAGGAAAAGCCGGGGCTGGTGCTGGCGCTGGACTCCGTTAAAGACGCCCATTGCAAGGGCATCGCGCTGGCGGTCGAAGCCGGCCACGAAGAGCAGACCCTGGCAGAGCTGCGCGAGCGCGAACTGATTTCCTCCGCCTACCTTGAGCGCGATCTGGAGGTGGAACTGGCGGATGGCTCCATGGTCACTGCCGTCACCTATGTGATCGACCCGCACCACGTGCAGTATTGCGGCGGTCTCAGCCTTGAGGAGCAGGCGCAGATCATCGCCCATGCGGTTGGCGGGCGCGGTCCCAACACCGAATACCTCTACAACACCGCCGAGCATCTGGCCGAGATTGGCCTGCATGACAACGATCTGGACTGGCTGGCCGGCCGGGTGCGGGAAATCACCGCATAA
- a CDS encoding DUF2125 domain-containing protein — translation MRLAKLLMAALLVWSLYWAAAAWGLRMGIESWFSQQERQGWQAEHSGLETSGYPLRHQTRISRPALADPRTGTAWRADWLELDSPAAWPGRLELHFPATAQRLSYFDRTAVITAKGLQASLHLKPGAALELEQLAAVAGDWQIERGGETVLSGAALDLRMVQTDRPETYRISAGAQEFAPRAAWRRLLAASAPLPERFDTLALEMTVAFDAPWDRSALEQQRPQPRRIDLKLADARWGDLRLKATGTLTVDQEGLPAGEIALQAENWRGLVLMAERTGALPPALRGTVERVLGLLAEASGNSRDLDIALGFRDGYVTLGPLPLGHAPRLIIR, via the coding sequence ATGCGTCTGGCAAAACTGCTGATGGCTGCCCTTCTGGTGTGGAGCCTGTACTGGGCGGCGGCGGCCTGGGGGCTGCGCATGGGGATCGAAAGCTGGTTTTCCCAGCAGGAGCGGCAAGGCTGGCAGGCAGAACACTCCGGACTGGAAACCAGCGGCTACCCGCTGCGGCACCAGACCCGGATCAGCCGCCCTGCCCTGGCGGATCCCCGCACCGGCACGGCCTGGCGGGCGGACTGGCTGGAGCTGGACAGCCCAGCCGCATGGCCCGGGCGGCTGGAGCTGCATTTCCCGGCGACGGCGCAGCGGCTGTCCTATTTCGACCGCACCGCGGTGATCACCGCAAAGGGATTGCAGGCGAGCCTGCACCTGAAGCCCGGTGCGGCGCTGGAGCTGGAACAGCTGGCAGCCGTTGCCGGCGACTGGCAGATCGAGCGCGGCGGCGAGACGGTGCTGAGCGGCGCGGCGCTGGACCTGCGCATGGTGCAAACGGACCGCCCCGAGACCTACCGGATCAGCGCCGGCGCCCAGGAGTTTGCGCCGCGCGCGGCCTGGCGGCGGCTGCTGGCGGCCAGCGCGCCGCTGCCGGAGCGGTTCGATACGCTGGCCCTGGAGATGACGGTGGCCTTTGACGCCCCCTGGGACCGGTCAGCGCTGGAGCAGCAGCGGCCGCAGCCGCGCCGGATTGACCTGAAACTGGCCGATGCCCGCTGGGGCGATCTGCGGCTGAAGGCAACCGGCACGCTGACGGTGGACCAAGAGGGGCTGCCCGCGGGGGAAATTGCGCTGCAGGCGGAGAACTGGCGCGGGCTGGTGCTGATGGCCGAGCGCACCGGCGCGCTGCCGCCTGCCCTGCGCGGCACGGTGGAGCGGGTGCTGGGCCTGCTGGCAGAGGCCAGCGGCAATTCCCGCGACCTCGACATCGCCTTGGGATTCCGGGACGGGTATGTGACGCTTGGCCCGCTGCCGCTGGGCCATGCGCCGCGGCTGATCATCCGCTGA
- a CDS encoding extensin family protein: protein MIRAGVLILAGLFGGAAQAATPDASLEPPERPAADAGLAAALDPVPGMRPAARPQSEQRLAAAARPAGLPLLAPGDSLVPFARPDSLSEQVLFKRRQRRKGSVCGDIDIQGDDAGSVTGALPGCGVKDAVRVREIAGVRLSQTSLMTCNTARALKTWINREVETAFGRRNKVVGLRVAAHYACRTRNNRPGAKISEHGRGRAIDISGFTLASGETVTVLHGWQQRKTRKKLKKIWRAACGPFGTVLGPEADRYHKDHFHLDIARHRGGSYCR from the coding sequence ATGATCCGCGCGGGCGTGCTGATCCTGGCGGGCCTGTTTGGCGGCGCCGCGCAGGCCGCAACGCCGGACGCTTCTCTGGAGCCGCCCGAACGCCCGGCAGCAGACGCGGGGCTGGCGGCTGCCTTGGACCCCGTGCCCGGCATGCGCCCGGCCGCCCGGCCGCAATCCGAGCAGCGCCTGGCAGCAGCGGCCCGCCCCGCCGGCCTGCCTCTGCTGGCCCCCGGAGATTCCCTGGTGCCCTTCGCGCGCCCGGACAGCCTGTCAGAGCAGGTGCTGTTCAAGCGCCGCCAGCGGCGCAAGGGCTCGGTTTGCGGCGACATCGACATTCAGGGGGATGATGCAGGCAGCGTCACCGGAGCGCTGCCCGGCTGCGGCGTCAAGGATGCGGTCAGGGTGCGCGAAATTGCCGGGGTCCGCCTCAGCCAGACCTCGCTGATGACCTGCAACACCGCCCGGGCGCTGAAGACCTGGATCAACCGCGAGGTCGAAACCGCCTTCGGGCGCCGCAACAAGGTCGTTGGCCTGCGGGTCGCGGCCCATTACGCCTGCCGCACCCGCAACAACCGCCCGGGCGCCAAGATCTCCGAACACGGCAGGGGCCGGGCGATCGACATTTCCGGCTTTACCCTTGCCAGCGGCGAGACCGTCACCGTCCTGCACGGCTGGCAACAGCGCAAGACGCGCAAGAAGCTGAAGAAGATCTGGCGCGCGGCCTGCGGCCCCTTCGGCACCGTGCTGGGGCCGGAGGCCGACCGTTACCACAAGGACCACTTCCACCTGGATATCGCCCGGCACCGCGGCGGCTCCTACTGCCGCTAA
- a CDS encoding prephenate/arogenate dehydrogenase family protein: MSGEVYGRVALIGLGLIASSMFWAMKRAGLAGEVTGYARSAETRDTARRIGLCDRVCDSAQEAVQDADLVVLCVPVGAMGPVMEDIAAVLKPGATVSDVGSVKRHVIEAVLPHIPEGVHFVPAHPLAGTEHSGPESGFAELFDNRWSLLVPVEGTDPEATSRLRALWEGMGAHVDEMDADHHDLVLAVTSHTPHLIAYTMVGVADDLRRVTDSEVIKYSAAGFRDFTRIAASDPTMWRDVFLTNKDATLEILGRFTEELFALQRAIRTGDGEHLHAYFTRTRAIRRGIIEAGQDTDAPDFGRGQKK; the protein is encoded by the coding sequence ATGAGCGGGGAAGTTTACGGCCGCGTCGCGCTGATCGGCCTGGGCCTGATTGCATCCTCGATGTTCTGGGCCATGAAACGCGCCGGGCTGGCAGGCGAGGTCACCGGCTATGCCCGCAGCGCTGAGACTCGTGACACCGCCCGCCGCATCGGCCTGTGCGACCGCGTCTGCGACAGCGCCCAGGAGGCGGTGCAGGACGCCGATCTGGTGGTGCTCTGCGTCCCCGTCGGCGCGATGGGGCCGGTGATGGAGGACATCGCAGCGGTTCTGAAACCCGGCGCCACCGTGTCTGACGTGGGTTCGGTCAAGCGCCACGTGATCGAGGCGGTGCTGCCGCATATCCCCGAGGGCGTGCATTTCGTGCCCGCCCACCCGCTGGCAGGCACCGAGCATTCCGGCCCCGAATCCGGTTTTGCCGAACTGTTCGACAACCGCTGGTCGCTGCTGGTCCCGGTCGAGGGCACCGATCCGGAGGCGACATCACGCCTGCGGGCCTTGTGGGAGGGTATGGGCGCCCATGTCGATGAGATGGACGCCGACCACCACGACCTGGTGCTGGCCGTCACCTCGCACACCCCGCACCTGATCGCCTACACCATGGTCGGCGTCGCAGACGATCTGCGCCGGGTGACCGACAGCGAGGTGATCAAGTATTCCGCCGCCGGTTTCCGCGACTTCACCCGTATCGCGGCCTCGGACCCCACCATGTGGCGCGACGTGTTCCTGACCAACAAGGACGCCACGCTGGAAATCCTCGGCCGCTTCACGGAGGAGCTCTTTGCCCTCCAGCGCGCCATCCGCACCGGCGACGGGGAGCATCTGCACGCCTACTTCACCCGCACCCGCGCCATCCGCCGCGGCATCATCGAGGCCGGCCAGGACACCGACGCGCCGGACTTCGGCCGGGGGCAGAAGAAATGA
- the hisC gene encoding histidinol-phosphate transaminase: protein MTQLTPQPGIMDIALYQGGAAHVKGVSNVVKLSSNENPFGPSPRAIQAMQEAAAHMHRYPSSDHAALRQAIGEVHGLEPEQIICGAGSDEIIAFLCQAYAGPGDEVLYTEHGFAMYRISALAAGATPVEVKERERITDVDALLAGCTARTKLVFIANPNNPTGTMISEAEVARLADGIPDGALLVLDGAYAEYVEGFDAGAALIGARSNVFMTRTFSKIYGLGGARIGWGYGPREIINVLNRVRGPFNVSSTALAGAEASVRDTDYVDYCRAENAKWRAWLANALAELGVPSDVSSTNFILARFSSQAEAEACDLYLQAQGLIVRRVAGYNLPAALRITIGDEDSCRRIAQGVKAFKESKAKEVQA, encoded by the coding sequence ATGACCCAACTCACACCGCAGCCCGGTATCATGGACATCGCCCTCTATCAGGGCGGGGCTGCCCATGTGAAAGGGGTGAGCAATGTTGTGAAGCTCTCCTCGAACGAGAACCCCTTTGGCCCCAGCCCGCGCGCAATTCAGGCGATGCAGGAGGCGGCCGCCCATATGCACCGCTATCCCAGTTCGGATCACGCGGCGCTGCGGCAGGCCATCGGCGAGGTGCACGGGCTGGAGCCGGAGCAGATCATCTGCGGTGCCGGCAGCGACGAGATCATCGCTTTCCTGTGCCAGGCCTATGCCGGGCCGGGGGATGAAGTTCTCTATACCGAACACGGCTTTGCCATGTACCGCATCAGCGCGCTGGCTGCCGGTGCCACCCCGGTGGAGGTGAAGGAGCGCGAGCGCATCACCGACGTGGACGCGCTGCTGGCGGGCTGCACGGCACGCACCAAGCTGGTCTTCATCGCCAACCCCAACAACCCCACCGGCACCATGATCAGCGAGGCCGAGGTGGCGCGGCTGGCAGATGGCATTCCCGATGGTGCGCTCCTGGTGCTGGACGGCGCCTATGCCGAATATGTCGAGGGCTTTGATGCCGGCGCCGCGCTGATCGGCGCCCGCAGCAACGTCTTCATGACCCGCACCTTCTCCAAGATCTACGGGCTGGGCGGCGCCCGGATCGGCTGGGGCTACGGCCCCAGGGAGATCATCAACGTGCTGAACCGGGTGCGCGGCCCCTTCAACGTCTCCAGCACCGCGCTGGCGGGGGCAGAGGCCTCGGTGCGCGATACGGATTACGTGGATTACTGCCGGGCCGAAAACGCCAAATGGCGTGCTTGGCTGGCAAATGCGCTGGCGGAGCTTGGCGTGCCGTCGGATGTCTCCAGCACCAACTTCATCCTGGCCCGGTTCTCCAGCCAGGCAGAGGCGGAGGCTTGCGATCTGTATCTGCAGGCGCAGGGGCTGATCGTGCGCCGGGTGGCGGGCTACAACCTGCCCGCCGCGCTGCGGATCACCATCGGCGACGAAGACTCCTGCCGCCGCATCGCGCAGGGCGTCAAGGCATTCAAAGAGAGCAAGGCCAAAGAGGTTCAGGCATGA